attcagtgcatcaggtgGTGTTGTCCTTTTTGCGcctgtgatacacaaacaagtcatcctttggatcccgttgactattgaacaataggtggacttttgatgcgccgtccaccagaccacaacaccatatggaacattctctcctcccaagaagacaggttccactgtaggcaacttgtatctcctgctgaaaagaactacttctgtcttgcacgaatttacgcctagaccatttTCGGTGGCCACTTCACTGTTACACTTACAGCTtcatgaagtatatctcttagagtgctgggaaactttccccgtgctaagttcggccaggccgaatcttatataccctccaccatggatcgcatttgtcgagttctttgcgcggcatttctttctaggcaaacaaagaataatggaaaagaatttttacgctattggagatatattaagttattgtccgattcggaccaaaagtaaattgaattttgaagaccatagtagaagtcattgggtaatatttcagtccattcggataagaattgcgccttataggggctcaagaagcatattcgggtaataggtttgtatgagagctgtatcaggctatagatcgattaagatcgtattggacacgtatgttgaaggctgttgtaaaaaatttcagccaaatcggataaaaattgtgccctccagaggcttaagaagtcaagatcccagatcagtttatatggtagctatatcaggttatgtatcgatttgaaccatatttttcgCAGTTCGcagtaaatttcagccaaatcgaatattgcgccctctagtggttcaagaagtcaagatccaagatcgatttatatggcagctatatcaagttacggaCCGAATTCAACcattcttagcgcagttgttggaattcataacaaaacacttcatgctaaatttcagccaaatcggataagaattgcgccctcaagtggctcaagaagtcaagatccaagatcggtttatatggctgctatatcaggttatagaccgattagatccatatttggcacagttggtggagttcataacaaacaacttcatgcaaaatttcagccaaatcggatgagatttgcgccctctagtggctcaagaagtcaagatcccagatcggtttataaggcagctatatcaggttatgaaccgatttgatccatatttggcaaagttgttggaggtcataacaaacaacttcttgcaaaatttcagccaaatcggaagctcaagaagtcaagatccaagatcggtatatatggcagctgtataaagTTACGAACCGAAttcaaccattcttagcacagttgttggaagtcataacaaaacacttcatgcaaaatttcagccaaatcggatgagaattgcgtcttgaATGTCTCGTGAGACGTGCTTTTCTCCTGAGTTGTGTTTTTTCTCATGAGTCGTGATTAATGCCGTGAGCAGGATTTCACTTAGCCACGAATAAAAATACAATTCTCAATGACGATCACGCACGATCACTTGATTGGATTTGGTTTTCAttcacgaatcacgtgactcacaCGTGACACGACAACTTACGTGCACACCTCTTCTTGCGCTGTATGTTGAAAGCAATTTCGTGCATGTAAAGTTTttgtcaaatcagatgaaatgTTTTGCCCTCCAGGGATTAACGAAATCATATTTGGGGATCTTTTCATATGTCCCGATTGGACCAATTTAAAACCTAATCGACTTTATCAATAGAAAGTCTTTATGCAAAATGTGTATGAgaaatctttattcgttcgaacgaTAATGGGGAGGGTATAcaaactaaaatttaaaatagagtCGTATAGTAGTATCTCATgcactttttcaaaaaaaattttcagtttttcaTGGCAGCTGTTGCGGCAACAGTCGATGACCCCGATAAGAAACACTTTAACTACACTATACCCATAAGTGTTCAGAAATATTCATTTATCTCCCGCAGACCAGACGAGGTTAGCAGAATTTATCTTTTCACTGCCCCATTTACATTAGAGGTAAGTGTCCATTTCATATGTCATTTAAAGTCAAATctaattcacaaaaaaatttgtattcaatTTCAGACTTGGGCTTCGTTGGTCGGTGTGATAATCATAACATCGCCCATTCTCTTTGTCATAAATCGTTTGGTGCCGATGCAGCATTTAAGGGTCAAAGGATTTTGTACcatgaaaaattgtttttggtaTGTCTATGGTGCCCTATTGCAACAAGGTATGACATTGCCACATAAGAGTTCCCATATTCatgaatcttaaaaaaaattctctcttGGAGGTGGTATTTATTTACCCCAAGCGGATAGTGGACGTTTGGTCATTGGCTTCTGGTGGATTGTGGTCATCGTGATTGTCACCACTTACTGCGGCAATTTGGTGGCCTTTCTCacatttcccaaatttcagccgggGTTGGATTATTTCTTTCAGCTTGATAGGCACAGTGAATACCAACAGTATGGCCTAAGAAATGGAACCTACTTTGAGAAATATGCTGCGGTAAGAAAGAATTTTTTGGATTTCTTTGAATTAATATTTTCAACGAAAAAATATGccttaaagaaaacaagtaaaaatccaTAAGATCCGTAGTACCGAACTACACCATGCATTCTAAAAACCAAAGAGGGATTAATTATCAAAGAGCGTTTTTGTGCTTCTTCTTCGCGAATCGTAAAAAAACTGAGATTATGGGGCTAGGTGTCATTTACGATATCGAgcattttatagattttttgtttggttcTTTATTCGACGGCCATGTTTGGTGTTGAACATCGAACTTTGGTTATGTTTTttagatatgttttttttttttaaactatcAGGAATGCCGATTCCGGTTTCGAGTTGATTAAAGTTGGCAATACAGTTAACTCGTTGTTAAAATCAAAGAGTTatcaattattattatattaatcCCTCTTTGATGTTGAGGTTGTAAACTGAAATATCCACATAATGCACACTAATCTTGATCACTGGCCATaccgttttatatttttttttttgcttaaaatccgtcttatattgggttgcccaaaaagtaattgcggattttttaaaagaaagtaaatgcatttttaataaaacttagaatgaactttaatcaaatatactttttttacactttttttctaaagcaagctaaaagtaacagctgataactgacagaagaaagaatgcaattacagagtcacaagctgtgaaaaaaattgtcaacgccgactatatgaaaaatccgcaattactttttgggcaacccaatatattaatcgctatttgattaaaaatttcaagaacactTTCTATTTTATGGTTAAACGGTTGTGCTATTAAAATATACTATAGCATAATTTTTGGTGGCTCACTACGTGTTTGAGAAGGTTTTTGTCTTTGCTTAATGTCTCTCAAACCTGTTATACCGTACCAATTACGCATTATCGACAACAGCACTACCATTTAGGACACCGAGTTTTAGTACACTCGGAATAATGCAGTTGGTCGATATTTCATTATTAGTTGCTAACATATTTTAAGGCAGTTACGAAACCGTTTTACCAATCGGTCACTGCTGTATCGGCCCATCGCTGCCAATCGCATGAGACGTACTATATTTGGTGGTTAAGCAGTTGTATTCGAAGAATTATACTATAGCATAATTTGGGGGTGccgtacaaaattgtactttaaCTGTATTAACATTATCTATGGTTAAGCAGTGCATTTTGAAAGTGAAGTATAGTTTCAGGGTTTGAAATTAACTGTATTACCAACGATCCACTGTGTTTCTTAATAGAAATATCTCAAAGATTGCTGTTTTAATGtattatgttaaattttaagtgtTGCCTCGGGTCTACCTCATTTCCACTTTGTTTGCAAATGTAGTCTCGATACCCCAAAAGTTGTTTTTCGATCAAACACAATGAtaatcggttgggattttataTGTAAATAAGCCATACTATCCAAGCTAACGatttttctatatttaatattgatcataaatattttcattaattttcttACAGTCTTCAACACGATCCGAATTTCTCAAGTACATGGAAAAAGCCATTATTTACAATAATCCCCATGAGGAAAATATCGAAGCCGTTAAGAAAGGAGAACGTGTCAACATTGACTGGCGCATAAACCTACAATTAATTATTCAAAAGGATTTCGAGAAAGACAAAGAATGTGCATTTTCTTTGGGCAAGGAAAATTTTCTCGACGAACAAATATCTATGATGCTGCCAAGTAATAGTCCatatttgattttgataaaTGAGCAAATAACCCGACTTAGCCAAATGGGGTTTATAGAAAGATGGCATCAAACTAACCTGCCAAACAATAAGTGTAATGGACGTGGAGTTATGCGACAGATAACCAATCACAAAGTGAATTTAGATGATATGCAAGGATGCTTTTTGGTCTTACTTCTAggtaaatataaaaaatctaaaaaaatggaTGGTAGTTATGTACGCTGCACACATTTTCTttcgtgcgagtcactaaattGGCACACAAGACAGTGGAAAACAATCGCAGGCGATATCACTTTTTAGTCTTAATAAGTTGCTTGGTACGGAAGAAAGCGTGCCACTCACAAGGGactaaaaaagtttaaaattcgattattCATTCAAAAAAGAGTTAATTCTCTTTGCTTGCTTGTTTATTTCATCTTCGAAACGAGCTTAGTGATCGAATACTTTTTCTAAAGATTCTGCcggactgggatttgaacagacAACCACACGATTAAgtcgctattacacggcatgtagatcccctatgacatgtcactttttgtattcacatgtaaatgagaatgtttgtcaaaattgtcaaattacatacgattcatcatttttgctatcacagctatatgttattttcgtatgacataaactaaaacattgaaaaaaattatttttttatgcgtaataATTTTTAAAGTTGTAAGAAAGTtgattaaatcataaatttgtgaaaacaatttaatttggggttgctttcattcaactgacaacaaaaacagttaATTTCTTTATACTTTtatcagaaggaatagagcacgctccaTTGAATAAAAATagatgtgctattttgaaaagtgattttcatatgttagtttcgtttgtataacacgacatgtacaattcaacatgtgctaaatttgacatgtcataagacaactacatccCGTATAATAGAGCCTTTACGAGGCGTCTGCTCTTCCTTTTTCCTACACTCCTTGCTTGATCTGTGCGTCGTATTTTAAAAATCATCAAAAGCAGGGATGCCAACTTAGTGCTTTTCGCTAAGATTTGGTGCTCTTTAGATCACGCAAAACCAAAAAGTTAACACCAAgtgtcaaacaaaaaaaaaaaaaacactaagcTGGAGTTACATACCACGCGCAGCACTCATGCATATTTAAGCGTTGTTTTGGTCGAGATACATACCATGCGCCTTTTGCTGCGAACGAATTTTTAAAAGTCAGCTTATTTATGTCATttcccatggcgaaacaattaaatctcatttgtacaacaaccacaaatcataaggtgcaatccgccatcttgccatcaaactgatcgacgttttgccatgatacacaaagaaatttgtgtgcgtgtgtgtatacgtgtgcgtacatgagcagagaatatgcgagaaagaagataacaacaaagagaatgcaaacaaaaacctgtcatcttaataccgtcaaagctggccggctgctaacagctgttcgcgtggtttaatatgattttaataatttacggactgcaaaacaaattttgaacagtAAACATATTCAAATCATATGTTTTGCGCCCTGAAACGCGTTCTAAGTGGAGAGTTGATTAACTTATTCCGTCAGATTCGTGCGAGCATTTGTTGTGTAATTCACACAAAACAATCCAGCCTATTCTAATTTTTTCTGACATGCACGCATAAGTGCTGCGCgaggtatgtaactccaccttaagTGAGCTCTTCTTGCATTTTTAATTAGAGCTTTTTACCCTTTTTGCCATTCAAATCATATGTTTTGCGCCCTGAAACGCGTTCTAAGTGGAGAGTTGATTAACTTATTCCGTCAGATTCGTGCGAGCATTTGTTGTGTAATTCACACAACACAATCCAGCCTATTCTAATTTTTTCTGACATGCACGCATAAGTGCTGCGCGgggtatgtaactccaccttaagTGAGctctttttgcatttttaattagaGCTTTTTACCCTTTTTGCCAGTTTGAGTTGTTTTTAGAAATCTTTGAATCtaacaaaatcttaaaaatttttccacagtcattccaccaaggaacaggtgatacttctctcatatcaatgagtggagtgCGACTAAGTTTTAGCTCAGTGATCATTTTTTCTGAATACCTTACAAAAGTCGTTAGCATTAATAAGaggttaaccaccgctgactTGATCTCATTCTGTATGTAAAATTTTCCAAGAATCGAAGTTAGTGCTTTATTACTCTTTTCCACAACATTTACCTTTTTTTAcgcttttacaatttttgttacgCTTTTTGTTGGCATCACTGGTCACAAAAAGtctatttttaaacttttaccAAAAACAGTCGTTGATGAGAAACCATCATACAAAGGTACCTAAAAAGTGGCAATTCAGACAGAGTGAGAAATTCACTcccaaatgtttgcagggtatgtatgtatgtattttcaATCAAGCGCTAGTGTATTGTTGTGGTAAATTATActtttaaatcgatctactgTTTAATACTTTACTAACGCGTTCAAACAGATGGCAAGAACGGCACCACGCACTTAACGCATTTGAATATTTTGGCTCGACGAAGCAGAGTTCCCTGCAGTAAAGAAATGTTGGATAGGCCTATATATAATGACGTTGttgaagataacaacaaaaagagtgcaaacaaaaatctgaaatcttaatactgtcaaacctggccggctgttaacagctgtttgcgtgataccgcctttttaaatccgccttggtgtcgcaaaataaaattgaaaagatGTGTTGCCTTACTGTAATTTATTAGACAGTTTGACTCATGAGGTCAGTCATGAACACTGCTGCCGTTTTTTGGTAAGTTTTTTTCTCTTGGTAGATTAGTCGGATAACCTTATATTTTGGAAGGTGGTGTCTATATATTCGTTAAAAATGCAGTAAAAAACCATGCATGTCGAGGGGCTAAATACTGTTACAAGGgatctcactgttttaaatttcaggaaaatggaCGTAAGTTTTGATCTTGTCTGTAACTGATACGAGTGTTAATGATCTCTTCCATATTTCGTAAATTCAAACGGgaggctatatggcagctgtatacaaATATGGTTAGATTTGTTATGTTGAGGAGAAAATAATACTCATGGTAAATAGGGAGATCACTTTATCATAACTGGGCACGGTTGTCTattgaaatcggggcaaaaatacgacttttatgatCTTTCTAGTCGGTACAAAGgatgctatatcaaaatacagGCTATCTTTGAATTAtgggctgtagagtgatttcaaaaaccagtcggacggacatgtcaaggTCGTCTATGAATATAACAACGAATGGAAAAATTACCAACTCTTccgtggtgggcataaaaacaaATACCGCATTTTTAGCTTGTAAAACATTTGATAGGTTTTTGTCGgctttggtaggatttttcttaaattttggtaggaaataattttcttaagtgACAACACATGCAAATGTCTGATTGAAAAAAATGCTGATAGACTAATGCCCACATTCACAAAACCTAATGCAGCTTTAAAATAGCTCTATTTGACAGAACAACCATCACAATTCTTGGGATCAATAACTATTGCATCACCAAAAGTAACTGAGATCCCATCATCCCTTCTGTTTGGGCTTCGAGAGTGACATGACAGTAGACCATAGTTTACAAATACCGGCGCTTAAAGCTGGGTAATCTGTTTAATTgtaaaaactttaacaaaatatcttaatttACTCAAAAATATTTACAGCAAATTTTCTGTACCAACACAATCCTGTGATCATACTGCACTAAAATTAATTGTGCCTTCTTGCTACTTTTAAATTATAGGCCTAAAAATAACTTCTTAATTATTTCACacatttttcatataaatttttttagcgGTCCTTTGTTGGCTTCCGAATAGCAGTAAGGCTATCCTCCAATTCCCCTTATTCCGGTTGTCAATATTGTAGTCGaatgttgaaatttttacaaaatggtattatggttgtcgaaaacgaaaatttttgatatcacaTGTGTAAGTCGAATTTGACCATCAATTTTGACGAAAACGATCGATATATTCCTCGCTTTTCTTTTGTTGAAAGAGTATGGAAGctacttttatatattttttttatttaccacaaACTGTCATGAGCGAATAGGTAACATAATACCATGAAATGTGAAACACGCCTTCGACTACGACTGCTGTCGATTTTCGCCTTCGACAACGGGAATAAGGGTGAATATGTATGCAGAAAGTACACTATTTTTCGAACGTGTATTGCTAAACgatctaaaattttcaaaaattctaccTGTTGatgttgtagcagtatgttaTACACCGAGGCAACAGCCCTTGACGATAAAGGACTTCACCTGGTCAATCCGGTAGGTACAGCCGGCTGCTATTGATGTAGTCAGTTGAGATCAGCAACTTTGTGAAACCGTTTGCTTTTCAATTTTTTACGTGTTTTTCATTAAATAAAATCGAATTCCCGTGAACTTGGTAATAAGATAATTAATTGGGGTTTccattttttaaattcaaatatgcAAACCCGTGCGTTAAGCACGAAATTTCAGAAGAAACTAAATGTTGAgtctttatttttatatcaatCCGAAAAGCGTGCCGTTGAATAACGTTGGTATGACATGGCGGAAGGCCTTACAAATGTAACCAGCAAgctgttagaaaaaaaaaacaacactgaCAATTTGTCTTCACCAATATTCAAACtcaggcgttaagcgtcataggcatgGTAACTTTGCGCCATGGTGACCCGCACTTAAAGccttcattgttcaattttagaGACCTCGGacatatttcaaaaatgttaagttaaaaatttatatcaacAAAATCAAAAGCACCATCAGACATAAAGCCACCAAAAACCCCGAAATCTTTTTATCCTCATTTTGCACTCACATTTTCTATAAGTAAAACCACGAAAATACATGGATGATTTTTGAGTTCCTGGGTTTTGAAAATAAGTGCATAAACGTAACGTTTTTTTCCATTTACAGGATCTCTTTTTGCCCTATTCGTCATACTTTCGGAACACATTTACCAACAATGGCAGCTAAAATACGCCAACAGAAACCGAACATCGTTTTCCaactaattttatatataacaaacaAAATACCAAATAAAAAAGATCAGTCAACATATTGTGATCTATCCGctgaaataacaaaaatttctttttctggTTTTGGgtattttagtttagtttatatggaaaattctaaaatcaaaatcataaTTTTTAGTTATTGTTTTCACTAAAAACTACACTCAGCACTGCGATACTACTTCTTAGTAAAGACTTAAGCAGAGTTGGCATTGGGGCCACGACGACGACCAAATCCAGATACGGTGTTCACGAAACGGCGGTTGTATTGGATACGTCTCTTGGCACGGCcggtcttcttctttttcttctcttGCTTTTCAACCTTGGGGGTTTGACCCTTTACTTTACCGGCACGAGCCAAAGAACCGTGCACTTTACCACCCAACATTGGAATGGTAATGTCCAATTCAAAGGAGGACAAGGCAGAGACAGCGGTTTCGTTGGCCAAAGCATTGCCTTCGCAATTCAAAATGATTTCCTCAGTGTTGTAGCCATGCAGTTGGGCAATGTGAGCCtaaaacacaaatttaaataaacaaaaattattaatgaaacaattttaaaatttcaagaaaaagaaGTGAGGTTAGAACACTAAACAACAACCATTGGGAATATATGGCTCACTTTCACACACATACCTTAACAGCGGCAATGGTGACATCTTGTTGGACATCGATGGTCTCAACGTTTTCCAAACCACGTACAAACAATTGCATGTTGATGTGctctacaaaaatataaaacgaaACGGaggaaatttgcaaaattagTTTCTATTAGTCTTACAAATGACGTTTGATGTTTTAGGCACTGAGCTACACACAAAatgacaccaccaaaaacacGTGTGAGTACATTATTTCGCTTATTTTTATACGAGACCAAATGTTTTTCCACAAATCTTCATTCACACATAATGAAAAAATCCTTATTTCTTATTTGAAACGGtattattttcaataattttggcatttttccataaaataattaaaaatattttattttaccttGTCACTTGTGTGAGGATTTTTcgtaaaagaaagaaagatggCCGTCGattttcgactaatcgattatcGAAGTTGAAAAGTAGACTTTCAGCAGTTAAAGCATCGAATAATCGATTATAAAATCAAGACATCGACTTTTAACGTCTCATTGTCTCATTCGAAAGAGGTTGAATTTTTCATTAACACAAATTTTTAGCTGGCAATAATGTGACGGAATGATAAATAGTTTACAATTTGAACACAGGTTAACAAGTGtgcaatgaatgaaatgaaaactaatgtgccataaaattaaaaaagaaagaaaaaatgcaaaaaagatAATTTAGTGAAGTGAAAGTGCAATGACAGAATTTTTGGCTAAAAAGAGAATCTAAGAGCTATAAATACACATATTCTTATGGGCATTGTCCCTTATTTCTAGGATAGAAGATGGTAAGTTGATGAATGGTGCACTTATTGACATCGGTAGAATTTTAAGACTTCGTTTCACGAGAAAAGCTTTAATAAGTGATTTATTCGATCAGTCAGCCTATAAAATCAagaatcataaaattttacctaaCACCTTTCTATTCTTTTTTTGATTTGCCAAAGGtgtaaatacttttttttagggATAAACAGAAAGCATGTCACAATTTATAGATAAACAATCTAGTTGCACCTGTCAATGTTTGCGTATTTAACCAGCTAAAACACAAAATTGCTGTCGTCGTTgtactcatatatatatgtagtgCATTGGAACAGCCGGCGCGGGCGCGTTATGAAAATTGGTTattcaaaggcgccaataactcgcgtTGTCATATCGATTATCGTAAGCACTTAGTATTTAAGGAAGAACCGGTGCCGCCGGGCCTCTCGCTGAGACTTCAACGTAcatcgctgattgtccacgactgcaatTTCAGTAGTCCGACTATCCGCAACTTTTGGATGCGCCCCTGAAGCACCCAGCGGAgcttgatgatgacgatgaactTCACACAAATCGCAGCTCAGAGTTTCAATCCGTGCTCATAGCCATCTCGTGCTTGGGCCAAGTTGTTCGATTGAATGTTCCGCATTTAGCGGAAAAACTCCTGTGttcaaatttgtgaaaaaaaacagTCTGACCAACAATATAACTTGTTGTCTAGTACCACAATCTTGTCATTAAAGCTGTAAAATGAATGTGCAAAAAGAGTGGTCATGGAAATGATCGTTATTAACGGTCATTAAATTTGCAATggtttactaaaatttgggaaaCCCCACATTCTTTTGGGTGGTTAGACCGGATGCCGCGATTTTAACATTTTCGAGTAAATATATGGTCAAAATATAAGTTTTTGGCTGACTTGACATTCCGGTTTTCTTTTGCATAAACCATTAATTCATACTCTAATTGCCTTTTAGCTGGGTCACCTTCAttcattctaacaacatgacctcACCAACGTAATCGTTTTAATTTGATAAACTTAACTATGTATGCCAAAGTCGTCATACAACTCGGGGTTCATACTTCTCCGATAGAAACTTCATTTTTAACGCCACGTGCTGCCTTGTCTATTTTCGCAGGTACACAAGCTTCGGAACCATACAACAACATTGGTTGTTTTGTTGTGTTGTAGCCACATAAACCCCTAAAAGTGAActagctcgtttcggtccataggaccgatcgccgcggaaacgtgatggccattagttatttaaaggagACAATAACACGCCTGTTAtattgagcatcatagacactcagtatttaagtatgAGCCTGTGCCGCAccccaacctgtggacgcacaaGGTAGCCCCCAGCTAAGGTTCTAGTGAgctaacgatgaacaccacacacatcggagctcaaagttctagcTCGTGTGctactcatagttatcccgtgctggGACCACAttggttgttggtgttgttgtagcagtgtgttatacactgaggcggcagcccttgccgacgaagaactccatcgggtcaatccggtacgtacaaccagctgccatgggattgaccacattggtagtatcaatgtcttgtacCGCGAGATTTTTCCTGTCAAACGGTAGTGCCTTAATTTCTTAACTGCCTACATACTTATATAAAGCTATTAACCATTAGacaattgctgttgttgtttaagcagtgtgttgtacatcgaggcggcagcccttgccgatcaAGGATAAGGCTGCCACGGGATTGAGATAATTGCTGTGTTTGATTTTAGTGTAAGTCAGATGATCTGGATAgaatatcagtgcaaagttgtacTGGTTGGTTATCGACAACAAGCAATAACAGATAATACAAACCATTAATCGCGATTTGCACtttatagtactaaaataaaacttgCCAAATATTACTCTTCGTTTGATTCTAAAACTGGTTTCGTTCGTTTCGTTTATAGCGGTATTGAGGGTGATGTAATTTCGAATTTAATTTTTGCCAGAATTTAGTGGGCGTTGATACCCACAACTTTAGTTCATTTACGTTTTCTGTCACACCTGTTTGAACGacctttttgttaaatttgtcacatatatatttgtcctttatttacaattggagtatattaaatgtgcaaatcaatcccatggcagccagttgttcgtaccggattgacccgatggattccttcagcggcaagggctgccgcctcagtgtacaacactgctacaacaacaacaaatgtgtaaatgccaatttgcccataaacattccattaagaaactggggcaaatttctcacaaatcaatgaatgctgtccgatttaattttaatctcaatgataaggcacctccattttatagctgagtccgaacggcgtgccgcagagcgacacctctttggggtgaagtttttacatggcaaagtacatcagaaatgtcgccaggataaggaggggataaccaccactgaaaaattttttgatgtaacTGCCAGGATTCGCATCctggcgttctgcgtcataggcggacatgctaacctctgaactattgaaatatatttgatatatttcaataaaatatggccaatagtaaactattcagtgtgaacatagggcatcaacaagGTTTCGAGCTCTATCGTTGGTCAAATCCTTAGCTTGATTCCAAGATATATGGTttgattccaactctcttttcgtGCAACAGATCCATGTATTTTTCGGGGTGAATTTACCAAGTC
This Stomoxys calcitrans chromosome 2, idStoCalc2.1, whole genome shotgun sequence DNA region includes the following protein-coding sequences:
- the LOC106089453 gene encoding ubiquitin-like FUBI-ribosomal protein eS30 fusion protein, giving the protein MQLFVRGLENVETIDVQQDVTIAAVKAHIAQLHGYNTEEIILNCEGNALANETAVSALSSFELDITIPMLGGKVHGSLARAGKVKGQTPKVEKQEKKKKKTGRAKRRIQYNRRFVNTVSGFGRRRGPNANSA